In one Silene latifolia isolate original U9 population chromosome 10, ASM4854445v1, whole genome shotgun sequence genomic region, the following are encoded:
- the LOC141605125 gene encoding serine/threonine-protein kinase BSK3-like, giving the protein MGSQGSKFVQCCLGSPNKTAVFEPLDAGNEDDNELGLPTFRDFTYDQLKNATSGFAVENIVSEHGEKAPNIVYKGKLENQMRIVVKRFNRSAWPDARQFLEEARSVGQLRSPKLANLLGCCCENDERLLVAEYLPNNTLAKHLFHWDAQPMKWAMRLRVVLHLAQALEYCTSRGRAIYHDLNAYRILFDGDCNPRLSCFGLMKNSRDGKSYSTNLAFTPPEYLRTGRITPASVIYSFGTLLLDLISGKHIPPSHALDMIRDRNLQMLTDSCLEGQFSNDDGTEIVRLASRCLHYEPQERPNTRSLVAALTPLQKETEVPSHVLMGIPHSASSLPLSAIGEACSRRDLTAIHEILEGIGYKDDEGVTNELSFQMWTDEMQQSLESKKKGDVAFKQKDYKTAVERYSQFVDGGMISPTVLARRSLSYLMSDMPREALDDAMQAEVISPVWHIASYLQASSLLALGMENEAQDALKEGTTREAKRDGLDAK; this is encoded by the exons ATGGGATCACAAGGATCCAAATTTGTTCAGTGTTGCTTGGGTTCACCGAATAAGACAGCAGTGTTTGAGCCTCTTGATGCTG GAAATGAAGATGATAACGAGCTTGGCTTACCAACATTCCGAGATTTCACATATGATCAGCTTAAAAATGCCACATCAGGGTTTGCTGTGGAGAATATTGTGTCTGAACATGGTGAGAAGGCTCCCAATATTGTTTACAAAGGGAAGTTAGAGAACCAAATGAGAATTGTCGTCAAGCGTTTCAATAGAAGTGCGTGGCCTGATGCTCGGCAGTTCTTG GAAGAAGCTCGGTCTGTTGGTCAGCTTCGTAGTCCAAAGTTGGCAAATCTACTTGGATGTTGTTGTGAAAATGATGAGAGGCTCCTTGTGGCGGAGTACTTGCCAAACAATACCCTTGCAAAACATCTTTTCCATT GGGATGCTCAGCCAATGAAGTGGGCAATGCGGTTGAGGGTTGTCTTACATCTTGCACAAGCTCTGGAGTACTGTACAAGTAGAGGGCGTGCCATTTATCATGACCTTAATGCTTACAGAATTTTGTTTGATGGG GATTGTAATCCAAGACTTTCTTGCTTTGGCTTGATGAAAAACAGTAGAGATGGGAAAAGTTATAGTACGAATCTTGCATTTACTCCTCCAGAGTACTTGCGAACTG GTAGAATAACACCAGCAAGTGTCATATATAGCTTTGGAACTCTGCTGCTTGACCTTATCAGCGGGAAACATATTCCCCCAAGTCAT GCCCTAGACATGATACGTGATAGGAATCTTCAGATGCTGACAGACTCTTGCTTAGAAGGACAATTTTCCAATGATGATGGTACTGAGATAGTACGCCTTGCTTCTCGATGTCTACACTACGAACCACAAGAGCGACCAAACACTCGATCATTAGTTGCTGCTTTGACCCCTCTTCAGAAGGAAACTGAG GTACCGTCTCATGTATTAATGGGAATCCCGCACAGTGCTTCATCCCTGCCTTTATCGGCCATAGGTGAAGCATGTTCAAGAAGAGACTTGACTGCCATTCATGAAATATTGGAAGGGATAGGGTATAAAGATGACGAAGGAGTAACGAATGAG CTTTCCTTTCAGATGTGGACGGACGAAATGCAGCAATCATTGGAATCAAAGAAAAAAGGCGACGTTGCCTTTAAGCAGAAAGATTATAAGACTGCAGTCGAACGGTATTCACAG TTTGTAGATGGAGGGATGATTTCTCCAACAGTCCTAGCACGTCGTAGTCTATCATATCTTATGAGCGATATGCCACGAGAAGCTTTGGATGATGCAATGCAAGCGGAGGTAATCTCTCCAGTTTGGCACATTGCTTCATACCTTCAAGCTTCATCCCTCTTGGCCCTCGGGATGGAGAATGAGGCCCAAGATGCTCTTAAGGAGGGCACTACACGCGAAGCCAAAAGAGACGGCTTAGATGCTAAATag